In one Mucilaginibacter ginsenosidivorax genomic region, the following are encoded:
- a CDS encoding penicillin-binding protein 1A yields MFREIRNRFLRFLVIFIYFVIIFFCSIELNFLWLFGYSPDMQDIKTPVLSVGSEVFTADGKLIGQYYKENRSPVDLKHISPNLINALISTEDVRFYSHGGVDFYSFFTSMVSTAKGERRGGSTITQQLAKNLFETRKRKSQGFIRKVPLINTVVYKFKEWLTAFKIEHVYSKQKILELYFNTVPFGNNTFGIKTATLKYFNKQPDQVSPGEAALLIGMLKATSSYNPIRNPERATERRNTVLGQMLKNGSITKDQYTSSSQSPIKLDLSYVEEDSHGDSYLRRAVEKWLDKWCKDNGYDLYEDGLKIYTTIDSRMQQYAEEAVAEKMKMLQKRFYNLWGNKNPWRDSKGVEIKDFILKNEQKLPIYKLLDKKFGGDTVKISEYFKTKKRMTVFTWHGEQDTTFSTIDSIKYYAKLLNTGMMTLEPSTGKIKVWIGGIDHRFFNYDHVNQSRRQAGSTFKPFAYLTALDNGYTPCDKFTDQPVTIKYKDNGKDEVWQPNNADFHFSYQEMSLRWAMGKSVNSITAQLTEKVGWDKIVQYAHKCGIESPLKSVPSVSLGSNDVSVYEMVRAYSTFLNKGQKIDPLLVTKITDQQGNVIDEFELKQEKVLSEETAWLMLYMFRGGMEEPGGTSQALWEYPGLWKKDNQIGGKTGTSSDYVDGWYMGITKDLVTGVWVGADDRSVHFTSSETGEGSHTALPIFGRFMEKVYADPKLGYTYGPFPKPWSKITKNYNCPSPHIATDTTEVDSTSNPIDTTNVIPTPAASTPENPETTPANQK; encoded by the coding sequence ATGTTCAGAGAAATACGAAACCGGTTTCTGCGATTCCTTGTTATCTTCATATACTTCGTTATCATCTTTTTTTGCTCTATAGAGCTCAACTTCCTTTGGCTTTTTGGTTATTCGCCTGACATGCAGGATATTAAAACACCTGTACTTTCTGTTGGGTCGGAGGTTTTCACTGCCGATGGCAAACTGATAGGTCAGTATTATAAGGAAAACCGCTCGCCTGTTGATTTAAAGCATATTTCGCCCAACCTTATAAACGCGCTTATTTCAACCGAAGACGTGCGTTTTTACAGTCACGGCGGTGTCGATTTTTATTCGTTTTTCACCAGTATGGTTTCAACGGCTAAAGGCGAGCGGCGGGGCGGCAGTACCATTACACAACAACTTGCCAAAAACCTTTTTGAAACACGCAAGCGCAAATCCCAGGGCTTTATCCGGAAAGTTCCTCTTATAAATACTGTTGTATACAAGTTTAAAGAGTGGCTTACTGCCTTTAAAATTGAACACGTATATAGCAAACAAAAAATTCTTGAATTATATTTTAATACGGTCCCTTTTGGTAATAATACCTTTGGTATAAAAACAGCCACATTAAAATATTTTAACAAACAACCCGATCAGGTTAGCCCCGGTGAGGCCGCTTTGCTTATAGGTATGCTGAAAGCCACATCCAGTTATAATCCTATCCGCAATCCCGAACGTGCTACCGAACGCAGAAATACGGTTTTAGGCCAGATGCTTAAAAATGGTTCCATTACTAAAGACCAATATACAAGCAGTTCACAATCGCCCATAAAACTCGATTTAAGCTATGTAGAAGAAGATTCGCATGGCGACTCATACCTGCGCCGCGCGGTTGAAAAATGGCTGGATAAATGGTGTAAGGATAATGGGTATGATTTATATGAGGATGGTCTGAAGATTTATACAACCATAGATTCACGGATGCAGCAATATGCCGAAGAGGCGGTTGCCGAAAAAATGAAAATGCTGCAAAAGCGTTTTTACAACCTATGGGGCAATAAAAACCCGTGGCGCGATTCGAAAGGTGTCGAAATCAAAGATTTCATTTTAAAAAACGAACAAAAACTGCCTATTTACAAATTGCTGGATAAAAAATTTGGTGGTGACACCGTAAAAATAAGCGAGTATTTTAAAACCAAAAAACGGATGACCGTTTTTACCTGGCATGGCGAACAGGATACCACATTTTCAACCATCGATTCTATTAAATATTACGCCAAGCTGTTAAATACCGGCATGATGACGCTTGAGCCATCAACAGGTAAGATAAAAGTTTGGATTGGCGGTATCGACCATCGTTTTTTCAACTACGATCACGTAAACCAATCAAGGAGGCAGGCAGGATCTACGTTTAAACCATTTGCCTACCTCACAGCACTTGACAATGGCTATACCCCCTGCGATAAATTCACAGACCAGCCTGTAACCATAAAATATAAAGACAACGGTAAAGATGAAGTATGGCAACCTAATAATGCCGATTTCCATTTTTCGTACCAGGAAATGTCGCTAAGGTGGGCTATGGGTAAATCGGTAAATTCCATTACAGCCCAGCTTACCGAAAAAGTGGGATGGGATAAAATTGTACAGTACGCTCACAAATGCGGTATCGAAAGCCCATTAAAATCGGTTCCTTCGGTATCATTAGGATCCAATGATGTTTCCGTTTATGAGATGGTGCGGGCTTATAGCACCTTTCTGAATAAAGGCCAGAAGATAGACCCCTTATTGGTAACAAAAATAACAGACCAGCAGGGTAATGTAATTGACGAATTTGAGTTGAAACAAGAAAAAGTATTGAGCGAGGAAACTGCCTGGCTGATGCTTTATATGTTCCGCGGCGGTATGGAAGAACCTGGAGGCACCTCGCAGGCCTTATGGGAATACCCTGGCCTTTGGAAAAAGGATAACCAGATTGGCGGCAAAACCGGCACGTCATCTGATTATGTCGACGGCTGGTACATGGGAATCACGAAGGATTTGGTTACAGGGGTTTGGGTTGGTGCCGACGACAGAAGTGTGCACTTTACATCATCCGAAACAGGTGAAGGATCACACACTGCCCTGCCCATTTTTGGCCGCTTTATGGAAAAGGTGTACGCCGATCCGAAATTGGGTTATACTTACGGGCCTTTCCCAAAACCATGGAGCAAGATCACCAAAAACTATAATTGTCCGTCGCCGCATATTGCCACTGATACTACGGAGGTAGATAGTACAAGCAACCCTATTGATACCACCAACGTTATACCAACACCAGCTGCCAGTACGCCGGAGAATCCCGAAACAACGCCCGCCAATCAAAAATAA
- a CDS encoding efflux RND transporter periplasmic adaptor subunit, translating to MMKRETLLSGISALLLLAACKGKPQPVAENKQVCVSDSMAKIITIDTAKTTAIKNELTLSGEVSNDENNVVKVFPFSSGQILDVKVSLGDKVSKGQTLAIMRSADVAGNYTDLTATKSDLAISKRQLEQAEYLYKNGISSERDYTEAKENYNKAEAANHKIQQQIAINGGGNTNPGGTLIIRAPETGYVVEKNVTTGSFIRQDNNGSMFTISNMKDVWIWANVFESDISKVKTGYSAKVTTLAYPGKVFEGKIDAVSSVLDPDNKVMKIKVVLPNTDMLLKPEMFTNVVITNNDAATSVSIPAKAVIFDSSKNFVVVYNSKCDLKVREVSVIKTVDDITYIASGLNAGDRVISKNGLLLYDALAGD from the coding sequence ATGATGAAAAGAGAAACGCTGTTATCCGGCATCTCCGCTTTACTATTGCTTGCCGCCTGCAAAGGCAAGCCGCAACCCGTAGCCGAAAATAAGCAGGTTTGCGTAAGCGATTCGATGGCAAAAATCATAACCATTGATACCGCAAAAACAACCGCCATAAAAAATGAACTTACCCTATCGGGCGAGGTTTCAAATGATGAAAATAACGTTGTAAAAGTTTTTCCTTTTTCAAGCGGGCAAATACTGGATGTTAAAGTTTCCCTTGGCGATAAAGTATCCAAAGGTCAAACCCTTGCTATCATGCGCAGCGCCGATGTTGCCGGGAATTATACCGACTTAACGGCCACAAAATCAGACCTCGCCATATCAAAACGCCAACTGGAGCAGGCGGAGTACCTGTACAAAAATGGTATCTCCAGCGAGCGTGATTACACCGAAGCCAAAGAAAATTATAACAAGGCAGAAGCAGCTAACCATAAAATTCAGCAGCAAATAGCCATTAATGGTGGCGGTAACACCAACCCGGGCGGCACGCTGATTATCAGGGCACCCGAAACCGGTTATGTAGTCGAAAAAAATGTTACCACAGGCAGCTTCATCCGCCAGGATAACAACGGCAGTATGTTCACGATATCCAACATGAAAGATGTATGGATTTGGGCCAACGTGTTTGAATCCGACATCAGCAAGGTTAAAACTGGGTACAGTGCAAAAGTAACCACGCTGGCCTACCCCGGTAAGGTTTTCGAAGGTAAAATTGATGCTGTAAGCTCGGTGCTCGATCCTGATAACAAAGTAATGAAGATAAAAGTGGTATTACCAAATACCGATATGCTGCTGAAACCCGAAATGTTTACCAATGTAGTGATTACCAATAACGATGCCGCAACGTCGGTATCAATCCCGGCAAAAGCAGTGATTTTCGACAGCAGTAAAAACTTCGTGGTGGTTTATAACAGCAAATGCGATTTAAAGGTACGCGAGGTAAGCGTTATCAAAACAGTAGACGATATCACCTACATCGCATCTGGCCTAAACGCCGGCGACAGAGTGATCTCCAAAAACGGCCTGCTTTTATACGATGCGTTAGCGGGAGATTGA
- a CDS encoding efflux RND transporter permease subunit, whose translation MNKFIKNIIYFSLRHRYFVFFMTLVLIVLGVWSYMNTPIETFPDVTNTQIIIIAQWPGRSAEEVEKMITIPMETVLNSVQKKANLRTTSAFGLSYVRIIFDDDVDDAFARQQVLSRLGNADLPDGVKPEVEPPYGPTGEIYRYTLKSRTKSIHELTAIQDWVLDRQFKSVPGVADVNSFGGEEKTYEVSVNPALLQKYGLTSLDVYTAINRSNINVGGDVIEKNDQAYVVRGIGVINNIDEIQNIIIKNVNNVPILAKDIADVKEAGLPRLGQVSRDKQKDVLEGIIVMRKGENPAEVLNRIRDKVKDLNDNILPKDVKIDTFYDRTNLMDFCTETVIHNLCEGIILVTVIVFLFMADWRTTLTVAIIIPLSLLFAFVCMRIKGMSANLLSMGAVDFGIIIDGAVVMVEGIFVALDHKAKEVGMQKFNGLAKLGLFKNVGAEMGKAIFFSKLIIITCLIPIFAFQKVEGKMFSPLAYTLGFALLGALIFTLTLVPALSSILLQKNVKEKHNPVVIFFENGIRRMFNFTYKNQKLSLLVAVAFMAITFFSARFLGSEFLPDLNEGALWVEAELPMSVSLSEAESINQKMMQILDKFPEVKQTLAQVGRTNDGTDPKGFFDVQIQVDLKNKKEWPSGITEDELIAQMDKQLSKIPGAVFNYSQPIRDNVEEAVAGVNAALAVKIFGPDFQTLDKKADSVLRILKTVQGVEDLGVLRNLGQPEFRIELDQRKMALYGVSTADANSVIEMAIGGKAATELYEGERRFDVRIRYQQQYRNTQDKIENLMVPTLNGSKISIKEIATIKTITGPAFIYRDNNTRYIAVKFSVRGRDLGSTIAEAQSKVHSKVTFEHGYTDVWAGEFENQIRASNTLAHVVPICLLVIFLILFITFGNAKDATLVIMNVPFALIGGILALHITGTNFSISAGIGFIALFGVCIQNGVILVSVFKKNLEEHIPLDKAILDGVISRVRPVVMTALMAAIGLMPAAVSTGIGSETQKPLAIVVIGGLVTSTILTLLILPIIYAIVHRLVHRRENRKLLKKMGVVRNA comes from the coding sequence ATGAATAAATTCATTAAAAATATAATCTACTTTTCGCTCAGGCACCGCTACTTTGTGTTTTTTATGACACTGGTTTTGATTGTGCTTGGTGTGTGGAGCTACATGAATACGCCCATCGAGACGTTTCCTGATGTAACCAATACCCAAATCATCATTATTGCCCAATGGCCGGGCCGCAGCGCCGAGGAAGTTGAAAAAATGATCACCATCCCGATGGAGACTGTTTTAAACTCGGTACAAAAAAAGGCTAACCTGCGTACAACGTCTGCCTTCGGCTTATCATACGTGCGCATCATTTTTGATGATGATGTGGATGACGCTTTTGCCCGGCAGCAGGTACTAAGCCGCCTGGGCAATGCCGATTTGCCCGATGGTGTAAAACCAGAAGTTGAGCCACCCTACGGCCCTACCGGCGAGATTTATCGTTATACGCTTAAAAGCCGCACCAAATCAATCCACGAACTTACTGCCATTCAGGATTGGGTGCTTGATCGCCAATTTAAATCTGTACCCGGCGTTGCCGATGTGAACAGCTTTGGTGGCGAGGAAAAAACTTATGAAGTTTCTGTTAACCCCGCCCTGTTACAAAAATACGGGCTTACTTCGCTGGATGTTTATACTGCCATTAACCGCAGTAACATCAATGTGGGTGGCGACGTGATTGAAAAAAACGACCAGGCCTATGTAGTGCGCGGTATCGGGGTTATCAATAATATCGATGAGATACAAAATATCATCATCAAAAATGTAAACAACGTACCCATATTGGCTAAGGATATTGCCGATGTAAAAGAGGCAGGCCTGCCCCGCTTAGGGCAGGTGAGCCGCGACAAGCAGAAAGACGTATTGGAAGGTATCATTGTAATGCGCAAAGGCGAAAATCCTGCCGAGGTGTTAAATCGTATCCGAGACAAAGTAAAAGATCTGAACGATAACATCCTGCCCAAGGACGTGAAGATTGATACCTTTTACGACCGCACCAACCTGATGGATTTTTGCACCGAAACAGTTATCCATAACCTTTGCGAGGGTATTATCCTGGTAACCGTCATCGTATTCCTATTTATGGCCGACTGGCGTACAACCCTTACCGTTGCTATCATCATCCCGTTATCTTTATTGTTTGCCTTTGTATGTATGCGTATAAAAGGAATGAGCGCCAACCTGTTATCAATGGGTGCTGTGGATTTTGGTATTATTATAGATGGCGCGGTTGTAATGGTTGAGGGGATTTTTGTTGCCCTTGATCATAAGGCCAAAGAAGTAGGTATGCAAAAGTTTAACGGACTTGCTAAGCTGGGGCTGTTTAAAAATGTGGGGGCCGAAATGGGTAAAGCCATCTTCTTCTCCAAGCTGATTATCATCACCTGTTTAATACCGATTTTTGCATTTCAGAAGGTTGAGGGTAAAATGTTCTCGCCTTTGGCCTATACTTTAGGTTTCGCATTACTTGGGGCATTAATATTCACACTAACCCTGGTGCCTGCCCTGTCCAGCATTCTGTTACAGAAAAACGTAAAGGAAAAACATAATCCGGTTGTTATCTTTTTTGAGAACGGCATACGCCGGATGTTCAACTTCACCTATAAAAATCAAAAATTAAGTTTGCTGGTTGCGGTTGCATTTATGGCGATCACATTCTTCTCTGCCAGGTTCTTAGGATCAGAGTTTTTACCTGATTTAAATGAAGGAGCGCTTTGGGTAGAGGCTGAATTGCCTATGAGTGTTTCATTGTCAGAAGCAGAAAGCATCAATCAAAAAATGATGCAGATATTAGATAAGTTTCCCGAGGTAAAACAAACCCTGGCACAAGTTGGCCGTACCAATGACGGTACCGACCCTAAAGGCTTCTTTGACGTACAAATCCAGGTAGATCTTAAAAACAAAAAAGAATGGCCCAGCGGCATTACCGAGGATGAACTTATTGCCCAGATGGATAAGCAACTAAGCAAAATCCCTGGTGCTGTATTCAACTATTCGCAGCCTATTCGGGATAACGTAGAGGAAGCGGTTGCAGGTGTTAACGCCGCGTTAGCCGTAAAAATCTTCGGCCCCGATTTTCAAACACTTGATAAAAAAGCCGACAGTGTACTGCGAATTTTGAAAACCGTACAGGGCGTTGAAGATCTTGGGGTACTACGTAACTTAGGCCAACCAGAGTTCAGGATTGAGCTTGACCAGCGTAAAATGGCACTTTATGGCGTATCTACCGCCGATGCAAACTCTGTTATAGAAATGGCGATTGGTGGTAAAGCGGCAACTGAATTATATGAAGGCGAACGCAGGTTTGATGTGAGGATCAGGTATCAGCAACAATACCGCAATACCCAGGATAAAATAGAGAACCTGATGGTACCTACCCTTAACGGATCGAAAATTTCAATAAAAGAAATAGCTACCATCAAAACAATTACCGGGCCTGCTTTTATTTACAGGGATAACAACACCCGCTACATTGCCGTAAAATTCTCGGTACGCGGCCGCGATTTGGGCAGCACTATTGCCGAGGCACAAAGTAAGGTGCACTCAAAAGTAACATTTGAACACGGCTACACTGATGTTTGGGCGGGTGAATTTGAAAACCAGATCCGTGCATCAAATACATTGGCCCACGTAGTGCCTATTTGTTTACTGGTGATATTCCTCATCTTGTTTATCACATTTGGCAATGCCAAAGATGCCACTTTGGTTATCATGAATGTGCCATTTGCCTTAATTGGCGGGATATTAGCCTTACACATTACCGGTACCAATTTTAGTATCTCTGCAGGTATAGGGTTTATCGCCTTATTTGGTGTGTGTATACAAAATGGCGTAATCCTGGTATCTGTATTTAAAAAGAACCTGGAAGAGCATATTCCGTTGGATAAGGCCATTTTAGATGGCGTAATCAGTCGTGTAAGGCCTGTGGTGATGACTGCATTGATGGCGGCCATAGGGTTGATGCCGGCAGCAGTATCAACGGGAATCGGCTCCGAAACGCAGAAACCCCTGGCTATTGTAGTTATTGGAGGCCTGGTAACCTCTACCATATTAACATTATTGATATTGCCTATCATATATGCTATCGTTCACCGGCTGGTTCACCGCCGCGAAAACCGTAAGCTTTTGAAAAAAATGGGCGTTGTACGCAACGCATAA
- a CDS encoding polyphosphate kinase 2 family protein, with the protein MSNIVKKFKVENGKGFKLGDFDPAYSDGFKKIEARKTLKDLIDETFDLQTELYAANKYALLIIFQAMDAAGKDSAIEHTLSGLNPQGCQVYSFKQPSTEDYEHDFLWRHYRSLPERGRIGIHNRSHYENVLVTKVHPDLLLKEHLPGINDVKDIDGKFWDKRYESIRAFEKHLTDNGTVIIKFYLNVSKQEQKLRFLKRIDNPKKNWKFSAADIEERKKWADYMDAYEKAIKETATNDCPWYVIPADKKWFTRIAISSVILDTLKGLKLKYPVLEKEEKDKLDESKKQLEKE; encoded by the coding sequence ATGAGTAATATTGTCAAAAAATTTAAAGTCGAAAATGGAAAGGGATTTAAGCTGGGAGACTTCGATCCGGCATATTCAGATGGATTTAAAAAAATTGAGGCCCGAAAGACATTAAAAGACCTGATAGACGAAACATTTGACCTGCAGACAGAACTTTATGCAGCCAATAAATATGCCCTGCTCATCATTTTCCAGGCGATGGATGCTGCGGGAAAAGATAGCGCTATTGAACATACATTATCGGGCTTAAACCCGCAGGGCTGCCAGGTTTATAGCTTTAAGCAACCCAGTACCGAAGATTATGAACACGACTTTCTGTGGCGGCACTATCGCTCGTTACCCGAACGCGGCAGGATAGGTATCCATAACCGGTCACATTATGAAAATGTATTGGTAACCAAGGTACATCCCGATTTGTTATTAAAAGAACATTTGCCGGGAATTAACGATGTAAAGGATATTGATGGAAAGTTTTGGGATAAGCGTTACGAAAGCATCAGGGCGTTTGAAAAGCACCTTACGGATAACGGTACGGTTATTATCAAATTTTACCTGAATGTATCTAAACAGGAGCAAAAACTGCGTTTTTTAAAGCGAATCGACAACCCCAAAAAGAACTGGAAATTTTCGGCTGCCGATATTGAAGAGCGGAAAAAATGGGCTGACTATATGGATGCCTATGAAAAAGCTATAAAAGAAACTGCTACCAATGATTGCCCCTGGTATGTAATCCCCGCTGATAAAAAATGGTTTACACGTATAGCCATTTCTTCGGTTATCCTTGATACCCTAAAAGGATTAAAGCTGAAATACCCGGTACTTGAAAAAGAAGAGAAGGATAAATTGGACGAATCCAAAAAGCAATTGGAAAAGGAATAA
- a CDS encoding GH92 family glycosyl hydrolase, which yields MPSSRAIVSSFSIAAILLLSHISSAQKRKDKDYAQLVNPFIGTGGHGHTYPGAVMPFGMVQLSPDTRLEGWDGCSGYHYTDTVVYGFSHTHLSGTGIPDYCDVLFMPTTGEPQFKNTEYRSGFKKKNEIATPGYYKTLLDKYNIGVELTATTRVGVHRYSYPSTEKANIIIDLQHRDEVLDSWIEVVNDHEVRGYRKSKSWANNQQVYFYAKFSKPFKTYGVASNNELLEGKIKAQGKNIKMYLQFNNPGEVITKVGISAVSAEGALKNLDAEVPDFDFKKIQKAAKATWNAELNKIQVEGGGPSSSQQSALSDEGTVNSPYGPAPAGKKVKPIDYAGIKQTIFYTALYHSMLAPNIYSDVDGQYRGMDQQVHTAQGFNCYTVFSLWDTYRAENPLLALIDRKRTLDFIKSFLAMYDQGGLLPIWPLASTETYCMIGNHSIPVIVDAYAKGIRDFDAAKAFTAMKAAVSRNQFGLDIYRKNGAALSDQEDASVSKTLEYAYDDWCIAQMAKMLNKPNDYAEYIQRAQYWKNVYNNQNGFMQARSNGGWLTPFDPTEINGNYTEGNSWQYSFMVPQDVETLMAKMGGKEAFEAKLDELFTTESKLKGSDIPDVAGLIGQYAHGNEPSHHMAYLYNFTASPEKTQFYIDRILREEYSNKPDGLAGNEDCGQMSAWYVMSSLGIYNIAPGQQAFQVGVPQFDKAVINLENGKQFTILNSGASIGKGNIYLQGMSLAKKTYNKLYLNFDDIANGGEFEVFAGKLANKLFVQDLERPTSKITDSLIVANPYIIAPAKSFKDPISIEIKSADQDAGIYYTLDGSTPTANSTPYTKPIAIAGNTTVKAIAIIKGKSSFIDEANFIKLRSDIKLTLVNKYLPSYADKGDESLINGIHGTANWHVGNWQGYQGKDLEAIIDMGAIKPVKQVSIGTLQDSNAWIVFPKYVQYWVSDDGRNYKLAATVNTKVDIKDTNLQTQEFTAPLNLNTHYIKIIAKQYGALPDWHESKGSQSYIFADEITVE from the coding sequence ATGCCATCGTCGCGCGCCATTGTAAGCAGTTTTTCTATCGCTGCAATCCTTTTGTTATCCCATATTTCATCGGCACAAAAAAGAAAAGATAAAGATTACGCCCAGCTGGTTAACCCCTTTATTGGCACCGGGGGGCATGGACATACTTATCCCGGTGCGGTAATGCCTTTTGGTATGGTGCAGCTAAGTCCCGATACACGACTGGAAGGCTGGGACGGCTGCTCGGGCTATCACTATACCGACACGGTGGTTTATGGCTTTTCGCATACCCATTTAAGCGGCACAGGCATTCCAGATTATTGCGATGTGTTGTTTATGCCTACAACCGGCGAGCCGCAGTTTAAAAACACCGAATACCGTTCTGGTTTTAAAAAGAAAAATGAGATTGCCACGCCTGGTTATTATAAAACCCTATTGGATAAATACAATATCGGCGTTGAATTAACGGCCACCACCCGCGTAGGAGTACATCGTTATAGTTACCCCAGTACCGAAAAGGCCAACATTATAATAGACCTGCAACACCGCGACGAGGTGCTGGATTCGTGGATTGAAGTGGTAAATGACCATGAGGTTCGCGGCTACCGGAAGTCAAAATCATGGGCCAACAACCAGCAGGTTTATTTTTACGCTAAATTCTCAAAACCATTTAAAACCTATGGGGTAGCCAGCAACAACGAGTTACTGGAAGGAAAAATCAAAGCGCAGGGCAAAAACATTAAAATGTACCTGCAGTTTAACAATCCCGGCGAGGTGATTACCAAAGTTGGCATTTCGGCGGTAAGCGCCGAAGGTGCCCTAAAAAACCTTGATGCCGAAGTACCTGATTTCGATTTTAAAAAGATCCAGAAGGCAGCCAAAGCTACCTGGAACGCCGAATTGAATAAAATACAGGTAGAAGGCGGCGGCCCATCCTCATCTCAACAATCGGCATTGAGCGATGAAGGGACAGTTAACAGCCCTTACGGACCGGCTCCCGCCGGCAAAAAGGTAAAACCTATTGATTATGCAGGTATAAAACAAACCATATTTTACACCGCTTTATACCACAGCATGCTGGCGCCCAACATTTATAGCGACGTTGACGGCCAATACCGGGGCATGGATCAGCAGGTGCATACCGCGCAAGGCTTTAACTGTTATACTGTTTTTTCGCTATGGGATACGTATCGGGCCGAAAATCCCTTGCTTGCATTAATTGATAGAAAACGGACACTTGATTTCATCAAATCGTTCCTGGCGATGTATGATCAGGGCGGTTTGTTGCCTATCTGGCCGCTGGCCAGTACCGAAACTTATTGCATGATTGGTAATCACTCCATCCCGGTTATTGTAGATGCTTATGCAAAAGGTATTCGCGATTTTGATGCGGCAAAAGCATTTACAGCAATGAAAGCCGCGGTGAGTCGCAACCAGTTTGGGCTGGATATTTACCGTAAAAACGGCGCTGCACTATCCGACCAGGAAGATGCTTCGGTATCAAAAACCCTGGAGTATGCCTATGACGATTGGTGTATAGCGCAGATGGCTAAAATGCTGAACAAGCCTAACGATTATGCCGAATATATTCAACGTGCCCAATATTGGAAAAACGTTTACAACAACCAAAATGGTTTTATGCAGGCCCGCAGCAACGGTGGCTGGCTTACCCCCTTTGACCCTACCGAGATAAACGGGAATTACACCGAAGGCAATTCCTGGCAATACTCGTTCATGGTACCCCAGGATGTAGAAACCCTAATGGCAAAAATGGGTGGTAAGGAAGCTTTTGAAGCTAAGTTGGATGAATTGTTTACCACAGAATCGAAGCTAAAGGGCAGTGATATCCCGGATGTAGCCGGCCTTATTGGCCAATATGCCCACGGAAACGAGCCAAGTCACCATATGGCTTACCTGTACAACTTTACCGCATCGCCCGAGAAAACACAGTTTTATATAGACAGGATATTGCGTGAGGAATACAGCAATAAACCCGATGGGCTGGCTGGCAACGAAGATTGCGGGCAAATGTCGGCCTGGTATGTCATGAGTTCGCTGGGCATTTACAATATTGCCCCCGGGCAGCAGGCTTTCCAGGTTGGGGTGCCACAGTTTGATAAAGCAGTTATTAATTTAGAAAACGGCAAGCAATTTACCATCCTTAACTCTGGCGCAAGCATAGGCAAAGGCAATATTTATTTACAGGGCATGAGCCTAGCCAAGAAAACCTATAACAAACTATACCTCAATTTTGACGATATAGCCAATGGCGGCGAGTTTGAAGTATTTGCCGGCAAACTGGCCAATAAACTCTTTGTACAGGATTTGGAACGCCCAACTTCAAAAATTACCGATAGCTTGATTGTGGCTAACCCTTATATTATAGCCCCAGCCAAATCCTTCAAAGACCCCATCAGCATCGAAATAAAAAGTGCCGACCAAGATGCCGGGATTTATTACACGTTAGATGGATCAACCCCTACCGCAAACTCAACACCCTACACTAAGCCGATTGCCATTGCCGGGAATACAACCGTTAAGGCAATAGCAATTATTAAGGGTAAAAGCAGCTTTATTGACGAGGCCAACTTTATTAAACTACGATCAGACATCAAACTAACGCTCGTCAATAAATATCTGCCCAGCTATGCAGATAAAGGCGACGAATCGCTTATAAATGGCATCCATGGCACAGCAAACTGGCATGTGGGCAACTGGCAGGGCTACCAGGGTAAGGATTTGGAAGCCATTATTGATATGGGTGCCATAAAACCTGTAAAACAAGTTAGCATTGGCACATTGCAGGATAGCAATGCCTGGATAGTTTTCCCTAAATATGTTCAATATTGGGTATCTGACGACGGCAGGAATTATAAGTTGGCAGCCACGGTGAATACTAAAGTAGATATTAAAGATACAAATTTGCAAACCCAGGAATTTACCGCCCCGCTAAATTTAAACACCCACTACATTAAAATCATAGCCAAACAATATGGCGCACTACCCGACTGGCATGAAAGTAAAGGCAGCCAATCATACATTTTTGCTGATGAAATAACCGTGGAATAA